One Cupriavidus necator N-1 DNA window includes the following coding sequences:
- a CDS encoding LysR family transcriptional regulator, translating to MSQELINPARVDFVTLRLFCAVAQTGSITKGAERCSLALSAASRRISDFEAASKAILMERTAHGIRLTPAGHVALQHAMRLFQGFELFSNELSEYSHGSRGHVRLWANMSALVEFLPSALERFLHLYPDTRVEVEEQLSGDIVRAIVEGLADVGIFVEGAPTHGLNVIPYQTDRLVVLCSKTHPLAEADEIDFRSCLSYDFVGLNRGSSLLNTISTAAHDIGFPLRLRIQVRSFDAMSEMIASNLGIGVLPLGACFRKLEPWGLKAIRLVDDWAERRLLIATSASRALSGSAALLVEHLSKTPDEIADGH from the coding sequence ATGTCACAGGAACTCATCAATCCCGCACGTGTTGATTTCGTCACTTTGCGACTGTTCTGCGCAGTGGCTCAGACGGGCAGCATCACCAAGGGCGCGGAGCGGTGTAGCTTGGCGCTATCGGCCGCAAGCAGAAGGATTTCGGACTTCGAAGCCGCCTCGAAGGCCATCCTGATGGAGCGAACTGCTCACGGCATTCGGCTGACGCCCGCAGGCCATGTCGCGCTTCAGCACGCAATGCGGCTTTTCCAGGGCTTCGAACTTTTCAGCAATGAGCTAAGCGAGTACTCGCATGGGTCTCGAGGGCATGTTCGACTCTGGGCGAACATGTCCGCCCTGGTCGAATTCCTGCCTTCTGCGCTAGAGCGCTTCTTGCACCTTTACCCAGACACCCGGGTCGAGGTTGAGGAGCAACTCAGCGGTGACATAGTTCGCGCAATCGTGGAAGGATTGGCAGATGTCGGCATATTCGTCGAGGGTGCGCCAACACACGGCCTGAACGTCATCCCCTATCAAACTGACCGGCTCGTTGTCCTTTGCTCGAAGACGCACCCCTTGGCCGAGGCGGACGAAATCGACTTCCGCAGCTGTCTTTCTTATGACTTCGTGGGCCTGAATCGCGGCAGCTCGCTGCTCAACACCATCTCTACTGCGGCGCATGACATTGGCTTTCCCTTGCGGCTGCGCATCCAGGTTCGAAGCTTTGACGCCATGTCCGAAATGATTGCTTCGAATTTGGGAATAGGTGTACTTCCCCTCGGAGCATGCTTTCGAAAGCTCGAGCCGTGGGGCCTGAAAGCGATTCGACTCGTCGATGACTGGGCAGAGCGAAGGCTGCTCATCGCCACGAGCGCCTCCCGCGCTTTGTCTGGCTCAGCGGCGCTTCTCGTCGAGCATCTGAGCAAGACGCCTGATGAAATTGCTGACGGCCATTAG
- a CDS encoding VOC family protein, producing the protein MIHHLDHLVLTTGNEEACVEFYVGLLGMKLETFGEGRKAFKFGEQKINLHVKGKEFEPKAHLPVPGALDLCFIAAIPLDDVIAQLNARGAQIIEGPVARTGANYRIRSIYLRDPDLNLIEISERADA; encoded by the coding sequence ATGATTCATCACTTGGACCATCTTGTCTTAACGACCGGCAACGAAGAAGCGTGCGTTGAGTTTTACGTGGGGCTGCTGGGCATGAAGCTCGAGACATTTGGTGAAGGCCGCAAGGCATTCAAGTTCGGCGAGCAGAAAATCAATCTGCACGTGAAAGGCAAGGAGTTCGAGCCTAAGGCTCACCTACCCGTGCCGGGCGCCCTTGACCTCTGCTTCATTGCAGCGATTCCCCTCGATGACGTCATCGCGCAGCTGAATGCTCGCGGCGCCCAGATTATCGAAGGGCCGGTCGCACGTACCGGCGCGAACTACCGCATTCGTTCGATTTACCTGCGCGATCCCGACCTGAATTTGATTGAGATCTCCGAGAGGGCCGACGCATGA
- a CDS encoding NAD(P)H-dependent oxidoreductase, with translation MNFYPQLLARAEQGKPIRVGLIGAGKFGSMYLAQVPRTPGVHMVGIADLVPANAHASLERVGWEAGRAQAASLDDAVRMGSTHVGDDWEALVAHPGVDIIIECTGNPIAAVDHCLAAFKHGKHVINVTVEADAFCGPLLAHRAREAGVVYSLAYGDQPGLACELVDWARTCGFPIIAAGRGHKWLPKFRESTPDTVWDHWGVTAEQARIGGMNPKMFNAFLDGSKPAIESTAIANATGLQVQAEGITFAPASVEQIPTVMRLKSDGGVLSQKGVVDVVSSLNTDGTSVGYDIRKGVWVCVEAPTEYIRRCFKEYQVFTDPNGQCMVQYKKWHLIGLELGISVASVGLRREPTGVGQHFNADVVATAKRDLKAGEMLDGEGGYTVFGKLFPAKESLRVGSLPLGLAHHLKLRRDVAKDQSLTWEDVVIDAEQPAYRVRKEMEALFQK, from the coding sequence ATGAACTTCTATCCTCAGCTGCTCGCGCGTGCCGAGCAAGGAAAGCCCATCCGTGTTGGCCTAATCGGCGCAGGCAAATTCGGATCGATGTATCTGGCGCAAGTACCCCGCACGCCGGGCGTACACATGGTGGGTATTGCTGATCTGGTACCCGCAAACGCCCACGCCAGCCTAGAGCGTGTGGGTTGGGAAGCTGGTCGCGCTCAAGCCGCATCGCTGGATGATGCGGTTCGCATGGGCTCGACGCATGTCGGTGATGATTGGGAAGCGCTCGTAGCGCATCCTGGCGTCGACATCATCATTGAATGTACGGGTAACCCGATCGCAGCTGTCGACCACTGCCTGGCTGCGTTCAAGCACGGTAAGCACGTCATCAACGTTACCGTGGAAGCCGATGCATTCTGCGGTCCGCTGCTTGCTCATCGTGCCCGCGAGGCAGGAGTGGTGTACTCGCTTGCCTATGGCGACCAACCAGGCCTGGCTTGCGAACTGGTCGATTGGGCCCGTACGTGCGGGTTCCCGATCATCGCCGCGGGGCGGGGCCACAAGTGGCTGCCCAAGTTCCGCGAATCGACGCCCGATACGGTCTGGGACCACTGGGGCGTGACGGCCGAGCAGGCTCGCATCGGTGGCATGAATCCGAAGATGTTCAATGCCTTCCTCGACGGCTCTAAGCCGGCAATCGAAAGTACGGCGATTGCGAATGCCACCGGTCTTCAGGTTCAAGCCGAAGGTATCACCTTTGCGCCGGCGTCCGTTGAGCAGATTCCCACGGTCATGCGGCTCAAGTCGGATGGCGGCGTCCTGTCGCAGAAGGGGGTGGTTGACGTAGTGTCGTCGCTGAACACCGATGGAACGTCCGTGGGTTACGACATTCGCAAGGGCGTCTGGGTCTGCGTCGAGGCACCGACTGAGTACATTCGACGCTGCTTCAAGGAATACCAAGTCTTCACCGATCCCAATGGCCAGTGCATGGTGCAGTACAAGAAATGGCACCTCATCGGCTTGGAGCTCGGCATCTCCGTCGCGAGCGTTGGACTGCGTCGCGAGCCTACCGGCGTAGGCCAGCACTTCAATGCTGATGTTGTTGCCACTGCAAAGCGGGATTTGAAGGCAGGGGAAATGCTGGATGGCGAAGGCGGCTACACCGTCTTCGGCAAGCTGTTCCCGGCCAAGGAGTCCCTCCGCGTTGGCAGCCTGCCTCTGGGTCTGGCCCATCACCTCAAGCTCCGCCGCGATGTAGCTAAGGACCAGTCCCTGACATGGGAGGACGTGGTCATCGACGCAGAGCAACCGGCTTACCGCGTTCGTAAAGAGATGGAAGCACTGTTCCAGAAGTGA
- a CDS encoding IlvD/Edd family dehydratase: MAEPLGLDNGLTNYGDRDFARYLRRSMAHSMGISGELLSKPVIGIAASPSDFNNCHRYMPQLVEAVSRGVLAAGGLPRMFPTVSLGEVFLNPTSMVYRNLMSMDVEEMVRAQPMDAVVLIGGCDKTVPAQLMGAASANLPAIQLVTGPMSTGRHKGERLGACTDCRRFWGKFRAGEIDQQEIRMVETRLATTAGTCAVMGTASTMACIAETLGMSLPGTAAIPAVDSQRLVAAEETGKAAVRLAHSPILPSQIMTEQSVENAFRILMALGGSTNAIIHLTAVAGRLGIRISPERLNEISDETPVLVDLKPVGEGYMEDFHAAGGMGAVLRELRPLLNLDCLTVDGRTLRERLDEPAGWVDRKVIRSFSDPVSDVGGLIALHGSLAPDGAIFKRAAATPALFEKEGRAVVFEGLEDLANRIDSPDLDVTADDILVLKNAGPLAAGMPEAGYLPIPSKLAKAGVKDMVRISDARMSGTAYGTIVLHVSPEAAAGGPLEAVRNGDRIRLSVSQKSIDLLVEPEEIARRLGERKPLPQKRGGYQELYQRTVLQAPEGCDLDFLAQPRS, translated from the coding sequence ATGGCTGAACCGCTTGGCCTCGACAACGGACTGACAAACTACGGTGACCGCGACTTCGCGCGTTACCTGCGCCGCTCGATGGCGCATTCGATGGGCATCTCGGGAGAATTGCTGTCGAAACCGGTTATCGGCATCGCGGCATCGCCCAGCGATTTCAACAACTGCCACCGCTACATGCCGCAACTCGTAGAAGCGGTATCGCGCGGCGTGCTCGCGGCAGGCGGCTTGCCGCGGATGTTCCCCACGGTGTCCCTGGGTGAGGTGTTCCTCAACCCGACCAGCATGGTGTACCGCAACCTGATGTCGATGGACGTCGAGGAAATGGTGCGGGCCCAACCGATGGACGCCGTCGTCCTGATTGGTGGCTGCGACAAAACGGTGCCGGCGCAGCTGATGGGCGCCGCTTCCGCCAATCTTCCCGCCATCCAACTGGTCACCGGCCCAATGTCCACGGGGCGGCACAAGGGTGAGCGACTGGGCGCATGTACGGATTGCCGCCGCTTCTGGGGCAAGTTCCGAGCCGGAGAGATTGACCAGCAAGAAATCCGGATGGTCGAAACGCGTCTGGCCACCACTGCCGGCACCTGTGCCGTCATGGGCACCGCGAGCACGATGGCGTGCATCGCCGAGACACTTGGTATGTCCCTGCCGGGTACGGCTGCAATTCCCGCGGTGGACTCCCAACGTCTGGTGGCCGCTGAGGAGACCGGCAAGGCAGCCGTACGGCTTGCACATTCGCCCATCCTGCCCTCGCAGATCATGACAGAGCAGTCGGTCGAAAATGCCTTCCGTATCCTGATGGCGCTCGGCGGTTCGACCAACGCCATCATTCACCTGACTGCCGTCGCCGGTCGCCTCGGCATTCGCATCAGCCCGGAACGTCTCAATGAGATTTCTGATGAAACCCCGGTACTGGTTGACCTCAAGCCGGTGGGTGAGGGCTACATGGAGGACTTCCATGCCGCGGGCGGTATGGGCGCCGTGCTCCGCGAGCTGCGTCCCTTGCTGAACCTGGACTGCCTGACCGTTGACGGTCGCACGCTGCGCGAACGCCTTGACGAACCGGCTGGCTGGGTGGACCGGAAGGTCATCCGCTCCTTCTCTGATCCGGTAAGCGATGTAGGTGGCCTGATTGCACTGCACGGCAGCCTCGCACCCGATGGCGCGATCTTCAAGCGCGCCGCGGCAACGCCCGCTCTGTTCGAGAAGGAAGGTCGCGCCGTGGTGTTCGAGGGTCTGGAAGACCTGGCAAACCGCATCGATTCACCCGACCTCGACGTCACCGCTGACGACATCCTGGTGCTGAAGAACGCCGGCCCGCTCGCCGCGGGGATGCCAGAAGCCGGCTACTTGCCCATTCCGTCCAAGCTCGCCAAGGCGGGCGTTAAGGATATGGTGCGCATCTCGGATGCACGCATGAGCGGCACCGCCTACGGAACCATCGTTCTGCACGTATCTCCTGAAGCGGCGGCCGGGGGGCCTCTGGAAGCGGTGCGCAACGGCGACCGGATTCGCTTGTCGGTGTCTCAAAAGAGCATCGACTTGCTGGTCGAGCCTGAAGAAATCGCACGCCGCCTTGGCGAGCGCAAGCCACTGCCTCAGAAACGTGGTGGCTATCAGGAGCTCTATCAGCGCACCGTACTGCAGGCTCCTGAAGGCTGCGACCTGGACTTCCTCGCCCAGCCCCGTAGCTGA
- a CDS encoding carboxylesterase/lipase family protein, translating into MKAAYLFAAVVGVVAMSAAAASTLTVAKTEGGEVAGIGDTVKSFRGIPYAAPPVGKLRWKSPQSAQPWDGVLDGSRFGPDCPQTAEYPELRGNGMSEDCLRLNVWSPAKAATDKLPVMVWIHGGGFRYGSGSHPTYDGEALASRGVVVVTINYRLGLLGFLAHPGLAAESPSRTSGNYGLMDQMAALRWVQRNIAAFGGDPAKVTVFGQSAGAHSISTLLLSPKAKGLFQQAIMQSVGVMRPQATQAEAQAFGVKYGESIEALRGLPAKELVALQSSGPKSEARMTTPAMISIVQDGDIVSRPDYQAIGAGALPAVPILVGSNSDEGGRAAKNFVQSSVAGYQSFVDRNFPGFESRARSEYGVQSDAQIYRTTADMYSDTQFNFGTRELLRAYAKAGLPAYRYLFSRHRNDGAVEPVHGDELQFAFDNLSASHRGKKLPFTEVDSKVAKAMADAWVTFAKTGAPGSPDHVAWPLFKEPRELYMEFADTARVTSGFKSSRLDLVRDYYASVRR; encoded by the coding sequence ATGAAAGCAGCGTACCTGTTTGCGGCGGTAGTCGGTGTAGTAGCGATGTCGGCAGCGGCAGCATCAACCCTGACGGTTGCAAAGACCGAAGGTGGTGAGGTCGCCGGCATCGGGGATACTGTGAAGAGCTTCCGTGGGATTCCATATGCTGCGCCGCCAGTAGGAAAACTTCGCTGGAAGTCTCCTCAGTCAGCCCAACCGTGGGATGGCGTGCTCGACGGGAGTCGATTTGGGCCAGATTGCCCTCAGACCGCCGAGTATCCTGAACTGCGCGGCAATGGCATGAGCGAAGATTGCCTGCGGCTGAACGTATGGAGCCCCGCCAAAGCTGCCACTGACAAGCTGCCCGTCATGGTCTGGATTCATGGCGGCGGCTTTCGGTATGGCTCAGGTTCGCATCCAACCTATGATGGCGAAGCGCTCGCGAGCAGGGGCGTTGTGGTGGTCACCATCAACTATCGTCTTGGATTGTTGGGTTTCTTGGCTCACCCTGGGCTTGCTGCCGAGTCACCAAGTCGTACATCGGGCAACTACGGACTGATGGACCAAATGGCTGCGCTCCGATGGGTCCAGCGCAACATCGCAGCATTTGGTGGTGACCCTGCGAAGGTAACCGTGTTCGGCCAATCAGCAGGTGCGCATTCCATCAGCACGCTGCTGCTGTCGCCGAAGGCGAAGGGGTTGTTTCAGCAGGCAATTATGCAGAGCGTCGGCGTGATGCGTCCCCAAGCGACGCAGGCCGAGGCACAAGCGTTCGGCGTGAAATATGGCGAGAGCATCGAAGCTCTCCGGGGGCTACCTGCAAAAGAGCTGGTCGCACTGCAGAGTTCGGGTCCGAAGTCCGAAGCGCGCATGACGACGCCAGCGATGATTAGCATCGTTCAGGATGGCGACATCGTGTCTAGGCCAGATTATCAAGCCATCGGAGCCGGCGCGCTTCCTGCCGTTCCAATCTTGGTGGGGAGCAACTCCGACGAAGGCGGGCGAGCGGCAAAGAATTTTGTGCAGTCGTCGGTTGCAGGCTATCAATCGTTTGTGGACAGGAATTTCCCTGGCTTCGAGTCGCGTGCGCGAAGTGAATACGGCGTGCAGTCTGACGCCCAGATTTACCGCACGACGGCCGACATGTACAGCGACACGCAGTTCAACTTCGGCACGCGTGAACTGTTGCGGGCGTATGCCAAGGCGGGGTTGCCAGCCTACCGGTACCTGTTCTCTCGCCATCGCAACGACGGGGCAGTGGAGCCAGTCCACGGTGACGAGCTTCAGTTCGCCTTCGATAACTTGTCCGCCTCACATCGCGGAAAGAAGCTTCCCTTCACAGAAGTCGATTCCAAGGTCGCTAAGGCCATGGCCGACGCGTGGGTGACCTTTGCGAAGACCGGAGCCCCTGGCAGTCCTGACCACGTCGCGTGGCCGTTATTCAAAGAGCCGCGAGAACTCTATATGGAGTTTGCAGACACTGCCAGAGTTACCAGCGGCTTCAAAAGTAGCAGACTCGACCTGGTACGGGACTATTACGCCAGTGTTCGGCGATAG
- a CDS encoding Bug family tripartite tricarboxylate transporter substrate binding protein translates to MKWSVKISATAIVLAAASQVSAADAYPTKPVTMIVPSAPAGSTDIVARLIGEQLAKDLGQPIVIENRPGASGNIGTEAVARAKPDGYTLLMQYSGYHVGNPALFPQARWKPKDFASVALVMRAPHVVAVSGKIPAQNLRDLIAFGKKDNRGLFFASSGNGSIQHIAGVMFGNQAQVPVTHVPYKGAGPVVSDLIGGQVDMFVTTPPSVIGQVKAGKIKALAYTGPKRHPSMPDVPTSAEAGLPSYEVESWFAVFAPAGTPPDIVKKLSASIKKIAESPEYKKKIEEQGGFAAYMDPPTLDKFVTQELAIWAKVIKDGKITAE, encoded by the coding sequence ATGAAATGGAGTGTGAAAATCTCCGCGACGGCGATCGTGCTGGCGGCTGCATCGCAAGTGTCCGCCGCGGACGCCTACCCCACCAAGCCTGTCACGATGATTGTCCCGAGCGCACCCGCTGGGTCGACAGATATCGTCGCGCGGCTGATCGGCGAGCAGCTCGCCAAGGACTTGGGGCAGCCTATCGTGATTGAGAACCGGCCTGGTGCAAGCGGCAACATTGGTACAGAAGCGGTCGCACGAGCCAAGCCGGATGGGTACACGCTCCTCATGCAGTACTCCGGCTATCACGTGGGCAATCCGGCGCTGTTTCCCCAAGCGCGCTGGAAGCCTAAGGACTTCGCATCTGTAGCGCTGGTGATGCGTGCCCCGCATGTCGTCGCTGTCAGTGGCAAGATACCAGCTCAGAACCTGCGCGACCTGATTGCCTTTGGCAAGAAGGACAATCGAGGCTTGTTCTTTGCGTCATCGGGCAATGGCTCCATCCAGCATATCGCCGGCGTCATGTTCGGCAATCAAGCGCAGGTCCCGGTAACACACGTTCCGTATAAGGGTGCCGGCCCAGTGGTGAGCGACCTTATTGGCGGCCAGGTCGACATGTTCGTGACGACGCCGCCTTCGGTAATCGGTCAGGTGAAGGCCGGAAAAATCAAGGCACTGGCTTACACGGGGCCAAAGCGCCATCCTTCGATGCCTGATGTACCAACTTCTGCCGAAGCGGGCTTGCCAAGCTACGAAGTGGAGTCCTGGTTTGCGGTATTCGCGCCGGCAGGCACACCTCCGGACATCGTCAAGAAGCTCTCCGCATCCATTAAGAAAATCGCGGAAAGCCCGGAGTATAAGAAGAAGATTGAGGAGCAGGGTGGCTTTGCTGCCTACATGGATCCTCCAACTTTGGACAAATTCGTGACCCAAGAACTCGCTATATGGGCGAAGGTGATTAAGGACGGAAAAATCACCGCAGAATAA
- a CDS encoding LysR family transcriptional regulator yields the protein MFTIKQLETFYWVGRLGTIAKAADKLHVTQSAVTKRLQELEASVAAPLFERESRKNLLTPAGKELLIKSEHIFEMLDRLEKMKGSTQQPARILHVGLGELTALTWFPSFLKRMKDVYPSVTVQPEIDMSSLLLQKVKEGRLDFAILPDLPDADDLVRVPVGNVQFGWFAGPGKFAVGETQSLHDLASQPVVEQSEHSIINRLCASLWEGAGVRPERLNGGNNIAALAGLVAAGVGISCLPVALFEDEIAQGRLQLVKTHPPAPSVAYACYFLKYPHSALGYSVAEIAKQTCTFPGAGSSPGH from the coding sequence ATGTTTACCATCAAGCAACTAGAAACTTTTTACTGGGTTGGCCGCCTTGGCACCATCGCTAAGGCAGCGGACAAGCTTCATGTCACCCAGTCCGCAGTCACAAAGCGCTTGCAGGAGCTGGAAGCGAGTGTCGCCGCGCCACTATTTGAGCGGGAGAGCAGAAAGAATCTGCTAACGCCCGCAGGCAAAGAGCTCCTGATCAAAAGTGAACATATCTTTGAGATGCTTGACCGACTCGAGAAGATGAAGGGCTCAACCCAACAGCCAGCACGGATTCTGCACGTGGGCCTGGGAGAACTTACGGCGCTGACATGGTTCCCGTCTTTCCTCAAGCGGATGAAAGATGTCTACCCGAGTGTCACAGTTCAACCCGAAATTGACATGTCCTCACTACTTCTTCAAAAGGTGAAGGAAGGACGCTTGGACTTTGCCATTCTTCCCGATCTTCCTGATGCGGATGATTTGGTGCGCGTTCCAGTCGGCAACGTGCAATTCGGCTGGTTTGCCGGGCCTGGGAAATTTGCTGTGGGAGAAACGCAGTCTTTGCACGACCTCGCGTCACAGCCCGTTGTCGAACAATCGGAACACTCCATCATCAACAGACTTTGCGCGAGTTTATGGGAAGGTGCTGGAGTCCGGCCGGAGCGATTGAATGGCGGCAACAATATTGCTGCCCTCGCCGGACTGGTGGCCGCAGGCGTGGGCATTAGCTGCCTGCCCGTAGCGTTATTCGAGGACGAGATTGCTCAAGGAAGGCTTCAACTCGTGAAAACGCATCCGCCAGCACCGAGCGTCGCGTATGCATGCTACTTCTTGAAGTATCCCCACTCAGCCCTGGGCTACAGCGTCGCGGAGATCGCCAAGCAGACCTGTACCTTTCCGGGGGCGGGCAGTTCTCCGGGGCACTAA
- a CDS encoding LysR family transcriptional regulator, whose protein sequence is MNTEMTTFRELEAFVAVADMGSFEKAARSLQTSQSNISRQISAFESSFDRLLFNREQRAARLTMDGQEVLRIARGILRQRANLTERFGNPDLVSSTLRLGVTELAALTWLGRFLAELRDRYPRMRIEPEVGSSTSLHTRVRDGQLDIAIVLDAIRTTEMARLPIGAAHFGWYCSSGLTTPDELSLTDFERQTVLLQSDVRTGGSVLASWLLDHGVHANNTIHSDSLVALAGICAAGLGIAGLPRAVAQGPVRNGALRELQIPIGAAEMEYIALIRIDAISDFHRNVAALAHEKCDFQTPFHGA, encoded by the coding sequence GTGAACACTGAGATGACAACTTTTCGTGAGCTCGAAGCCTTCGTCGCGGTGGCAGACATGGGTTCTTTCGAGAAGGCAGCTCGCAGCCTTCAGACATCGCAGTCGAACATCTCGCGCCAAATTAGCGCCTTCGAAAGCTCATTCGACAGACTTTTGTTCAACCGTGAGCAGCGTGCAGCACGCCTGACCATGGACGGTCAAGAAGTGCTACGCATCGCCCGCGGCATCCTGCGACAGCGCGCCAATCTCACAGAGCGTTTCGGCAACCCAGACCTCGTGTCTTCGACACTGAGACTTGGCGTGACGGAATTGGCAGCGCTGACTTGGCTCGGCAGATTTCTGGCTGAGCTGAGAGATAGGTATCCACGGATGCGTATAGAACCAGAAGTCGGCTCGTCTACCTCCTTGCATACCCGCGTGCGGGACGGGCAGCTGGATATCGCCATTGTTTTGGATGCAATACGCACAACCGAAATGGCGCGGCTACCCATCGGTGCTGCCCATTTCGGTTGGTATTGCTCGTCAGGGTTGACAACCCCGGACGAGCTATCGCTGACTGACTTCGAGCGACAAACGGTGTTATTGCAGAGCGACGTGCGTACAGGCGGCAGCGTATTGGCTAGCTGGTTGCTGGATCACGGTGTCCACGCAAACAACACGATTCACAGCGATAGCTTAGTAGCGCTTGCCGGCATCTGCGCCGCCGGCCTCGGTATTGCGGGCCTACCCAGAGCAGTTGCGCAGGGGCCCGTGAGGAACGGGGCTCTACGCGAGCTCCAGATTCCCATTGGTGCCGCCGAAATGGAGTACATCGCGCTGATTAGAATCGATGCAATCTCGGATTTCCATCGCAATGTCGCGGCACTCGCTCACGAGAAGTGTGACTTTCAGACGCCGTTTCACGGGGCCTGA
- a CDS encoding NAD(P)-dependent oxidoreductase, translating into MTAANSERTIVGFVGLGQMGKPMALNLLHADTDLLVTSKVQDAYPELQAAGATTADSLAGLTDAQIVFLSLPGTAAVMDVLFGDGGLTSLLRPGSIIVDTSTMEHGATLDIHSRLAEGNLAFLDAPVSGMQSRAEAGTLTVMCGGSQETFETVKPWLERMGNNILYMGEAGSGQLTKLVNQLLFDINCAALAEILPMSRRMGLDPEKIASVINSGTGRSYASEFFLPRILARYFSDGYPLQAAYKDLVSAAELGARHCIPMPVLAAATATYQMSLLAGHGASDKGSMTRFFEDMLAVQFSAAAPQTEKEHG; encoded by the coding sequence ATGACTGCCGCGAACTCCGAGCGCACCATCGTTGGCTTCGTTGGCCTCGGCCAGATGGGCAAGCCGATGGCCCTAAACCTCCTGCATGCCGATACGGACCTGCTAGTCACGTCGAAAGTGCAGGACGCCTATCCGGAATTGCAGGCAGCTGGTGCTACGACGGCGGACTCCCTAGCTGGCCTCACTGATGCGCAAATTGTGTTCCTGAGCTTGCCAGGCACGGCGGCTGTCATGGACGTGCTGTTTGGCGACGGCGGACTGACGAGCCTGCTCCGTCCCGGTTCCATCATTGTCGATACGAGCACGATGGAGCATGGCGCCACGCTGGATATCCATTCGCGTCTGGCGGAAGGCAATCTTGCATTCCTGGATGCCCCGGTGTCGGGAATGCAATCGCGCGCGGAAGCCGGCACCCTGACTGTTATGTGTGGCGGCTCGCAGGAGACGTTCGAGACGGTGAAACCGTGGCTTGAGCGTATGGGCAACAACATACTCTACATGGGCGAGGCCGGCAGCGGGCAGCTGACGAAGCTTGTGAATCAGCTGCTCTTCGACATCAACTGCGCAGCACTTGCAGAAATTCTCCCCATGTCTCGACGCATGGGACTTGACCCGGAAAAGATTGCGTCGGTCATCAATAGTGGCACGGGCCGTAGCTACGCATCGGAGTTCTTCCTCCCCCGCATCCTGGCGCGCTACTTCAGCGATGGCTACCCGCTTCAGGCCGCCTACAAGGACTTGGTCAGCGCCGCCGAGCTCGGCGCTCGCCATTGCATCCCGATGCCGGTGCTTGCTGCAGCCACTGCCACCTACCAAATGAGCCTTTTGGCTGGCCACGGAGCCAGCGACAAGGGTTCGATGACTCGATTCTTTGAAGATATGCTGGCCGTGCAGTTCAGCGCCGCAGCACCCCAGACGGAGAAGGAACATGGCTGA
- a CDS encoding LysR family transcriptional regulator has product MDSQQLQSFVLVVELGSLTEAAKKLGITPAAVSARVHGLESEIGASLLNRSGRVMRPTLAGVNILERSRHLLREMRDLRAIASSDTAVGELRLGAFPSAMTSLLPAVLESFYESFPSIQISVTSDFSIELCCRVNDGSLDAAIVVEPQYSVPKYCAWRPLLSEPVVLVVPSDLVENDPLELLAREPFIRYDRSVLGGQLVERYLREHDIVPRERLELDPMNEGGSDSKKRRTRHAV; this is encoded by the coding sequence ATGGACTCTCAACAGCTTCAGAGCTTCGTATTGGTAGTTGAACTCGGCTCCTTAACGGAGGCGGCAAAGAAGCTCGGCATCACCCCGGCAGCGGTCAGTGCAAGGGTTCACGGTTTAGAGAGTGAGATCGGTGCGTCCTTGCTTAACCGCAGCGGTCGCGTAATGAGACCGACCTTAGCGGGCGTCAATATTCTTGAGCGAAGCAGACATTTGCTACGGGAGATGCGGGACTTGCGCGCTATCGCGAGCAGTGACACTGCGGTGGGTGAGCTTCGCCTAGGCGCGTTTCCCTCAGCGATGACGAGTTTGCTACCGGCCGTTCTCGAAAGCTTCTATGAAAGCTTTCCGTCGATCCAAATTTCCGTGACGTCGGACTTCTCGATAGAACTCTGTTGTAGAGTCAATGACGGAAGTCTAGACGCTGCCATCGTGGTCGAACCCCAGTATTCCGTTCCGAAGTATTGTGCTTGGCGTCCCCTTCTTTCCGAGCCTGTCGTGCTAGTTGTTCCGAGCGACCTTGTCGAGAACGATCCGCTCGAATTGTTGGCGAGAGAGCCGTTTATTAGGTATGACCGCAGCGTGCTTGGAGGACAACTTGTCGAGCGCTACCTGCGCGAACACGACATTGTTCCGCGCGAACGTTTAGAGCTAGATCCTATGAATGAAGGCGGGTCGGATTCTAAAAAGCGGCGGACGCGCCACGCCGTCTAG